The following proteins are co-located in the Castanea sativa cultivar Marrone di Chiusa Pesio chromosome 8, ASM4071231v1 genome:
- the LOC142607238 gene encoding uncharacterized protein LOC142607238, whose product MAKLSLLLAFLIFFTPSLCCPEDQKQALLQFKSSLIKTTSSSSLESLLFELESWNSSSNCCNWDRVICSTGFHSRVVIGLYLDSLVFMQSMEPIVVASTVLTPLFRIRSLKLLDMSSNYIQGELPGNSFTNLSKLVYLDLKNNLFDGSIPSQVFHLRYLQYLDLSSNSFHGNLSGEVGSLQNLRVLKLDANFLGGNIPKEIGNMTKLQRLYFRSNNFFGEIPSSILDLKNLEELDLRDNFLSMEIPSFIGNLSNITTLALSNNKLTGKIPSSIQKLTKLETLQLENNFLSGEIPSWLFNIKGMKRLFLGGNYLTWNSNAKIVPKCMLSQLSMKSCGLSGEIPYWISKQKTLEFLDLSRNKLEGLFPQWLVEMEVGSIILSDNNFTGSLPPPLFRSRSLSVLSLSRNNFSGELPNNIGNASAIMILMLAGNHFSGKVPQSISNIYRLLLLDLSSNRFSGNLPDFSSNVLLGFIDFSSNEFSGEIPTKFSQETRILALGQNKFTGSFPRNLTSMSQLEHLDIHDNKIQGEFPEFISQISTLQVLNLRNTTLQGSIPDGISNLSSLRILDLSNNHLVGNIPTKFGNLIGMIETQEKFSSLPDIFSFSIEFNDLIVNWKKSKQGLSRHNLELYTFLDLSMNQLSGEIPASLGRLKGLKILNISHNVFFGKVPVTLGDLESVESLDLSHNKLSGIIPQSLVKLQQLSVLDVSNNEFTGKIPSGGQMDTMNDPNIFANNSDLCGMQIQVPCSKELPPMKPSKYESKKTWFLLEGLGFGYSTGFFVTVGILYLTGYFVPALAPNCRSQ is encoded by the coding sequence atGGCCAAACTCAGCCTGCTACTAGCATTTCTCATCTTTTTCACCCCTTCTCTTTGTTGTCCTGAAGATCAAAAACAAGCCCTTCTCCAGTTTAAATCTTCTCTCATTAAAACTACTAGTTCTTCTTCATTAGAAAGCTTATTGTTTGAGTTAGAGTCATGGAATTCCAGCTCAAATTGTTGCAACTGGGACAGAGTCATTTGCAGTACTGGCTTTCATTCTAGGGTTGTGATTGGTCTATATCTTGACTCCCTAGTCTTCATGCAATCTATGGAGCCCATTGTGGTGGCTTCCACCGTCTTGACTCCACTCTTTCGCATTAGAAGCTTGAAACTGCTTGACATGTCCTCAAATTACATACAAGGAGAATTGCCAGGCAACAGCTTTACCAATTTGAGCAAATTGGTTTATCTTGACTTGAAGAATAATCTCTTTGATGGTTCCATTCCCTCTCAAGTTTTTCACTTGAGGTACCTTCAATATCTTGATTTAAGTAGCAATTCATTCCACGGCAATCTTAGTGGGGAAGTGGGCTCTCTTCAAAACTTGAGGGTATTGAAGCTGGATGCAAATTTTCTTGGTGGAAATATCCCTAAGGAGATAGGGAACATGACAAAGTTGCAGCGATTGTATTTTCGCAGCAACaatttttttggtgaaattcCGTCTTCAATTTTGGATTTGAAGAATTTGGAAGAATTGGACTTGAGGGACAATTTCTTGTCAATGGAGATTCCTTCTTTTATTGGCAATCTGTCCAACATAACTACTTTGGCTTTGAGCAACAACAAGTTGACAGGTAAAATTCCATCATCCATACAGAAATTGACGAAGTTAGAAACACTTCAGTTGGAAAATAACTTTCTCAGTGGAGAAATTCCATCTTGGTTGTTTAATATCAAGGGCATGAAGCGTCTTTTTCTTGGAGGGAATTATCTAACTTGGAATAGCAACGCAAAGATAGTGCCAAAGTGTATGCTATCTCAATTGTCTATGAAGTCTTGTGGTCTTTCAGGAGAAATCCCATATTGGATTTCCAAACAAAAGACTCTTGAATTTTTGGACTTGAGTAGGAACAAGCTAGAAGGTTTGTTCCCACAATGGCTTGTTGAAATGGAAGTTGGAAGTATAATTCTATCAGATAACAATTTTACAGGTTCTTTGCCACCTCCTCTCTTCAGATCTCGAAGTTTATCAGTTCTTTCCCTATCTCGGAACAACTTTTCTGGAGAACTGCCAAACAATATTGGTAATGCTTCTGCAATCATGATTCTCATGTTGGCTGGTAACCATTTTTCAGGGAAGGTACCTCAATCTATCTCCAATATTTATCGGCTCCTATTACTAGACTTGTCAAGCAATAGATTTTCTGGAAACTTACCAGATTTTAGCTCCAATGTATTACTTGGATTCATTGACTTTTCTTCCAATGAATTCTCTGGAGAAATTCCAACAAAATTTTCCCAAGAAACTAGAATTCTTGCATTAGGACAAAATAAGTTTACTGGAAGCTTCCCTAGAAACTTGACTAGTATGAGCCAGCTTGAACACCTAGATATCCATGATAATAAAATCCAAGGTGAATTCCCAGAGTTTATTAGCCAAATCTCAACCCTTCAAGTCCTAAATTTACGAAATACCACACTCCAAGGTTCTATTCCTGATGGTATTTCCAATCTTAGTAGTCTTAGGATTCTTGACCTCTCAAACAACCATCTTGTTGGCAATATACCTACAAAGTTTGGAAATCTTATTGGTATGATTGAAACACaagaaaaattttcatcactcCCTGATATTTTCTCATTCTCGATCGAGTTTAATGATCTGATAGTAAATTGGAAAAAGTCGAAGCAGGGTCTCTCGAGACACAACCTTGAGCTCTACACTTTCTTAGACTTGTCAATGAACCAACTTTCTGGTGAAATCCCAGCATCATTAGGCAGATTGAAGGGTCTAAAGATTCTCAACATCTCACATAACGTCTTCTTTGGTAAGGTACCAGTAACCCTTGGTGATTTAGAGAGTGTAGAGAGTCTAGACTTGTCACATAACAAACTATCAGGCATAATTCCCCAATCACTAGTAAAGTTGCAACAATTGTCTGTTTTGGATGTGAGTAATAATGAGTTCACAGGTAAGATTCCAAGTGGTGGCCAAATGGACACAATGAATGATCCAAACATTTTTGCCAACAATAGTGATTTGTGTGGAATGCAAATTCAGGTGCCATGTTCAAAAGAACTACCTCCGATGAAACCATCAAAGTATGAGAGTAAGAAGACATGGTTCTTATTGGAAGGACTGGGGTTTGGGTATTCAACTGGCTTCTTTGTAACTGTTGGAATCTTATATCTTACGGGGTATTTTGTTCCTGCACTAGCTCCAAATTGTCGAAGCCAATAA